The following proteins are encoded in a genomic region of bacterium:
- a CDS encoding succinate dehydrogenase/fumarate reductase flavoprotein subunit — protein MSETITHDLLILGSGLAGLRAALEASIQSRGKLDIALVSKVQLMRSHSVAAEGGTAAVLREDEGDNLDLHAWDTVKGSDFLGDQDVIARFVRQMPEEILQLEHWGIPWSRRPDGRIDQRAFGGHSFPRATYAADKTGFFEMQTLYDTLLRFQNVTRYDEWFISSLLVEEGQFRGLAALDMATGQMHTLLGKALIIATGGIGRIMGFTTYSHSVTGDGIAMAYRAGLKIKDLEFMQFHPTGLIPSGILMTEGCRGEGGYLRNRLGERFMERYASSMMELAPRDIVSRSIMTEIAEGRGFEGQDGLDYVHLDLRHLGADKINERLGFIRELSMKFVDVDPVDDPVPIRPVFHYTMGGIHTDIDGATSLRGIWAAGECSCVSLHGANRLGTNSTAECLAWGKFTGTAAARYITEEYTGQPVVPKGAAEAARAWVFDDILRRDGGESIYEIRKALRRACDQHLAVFRTGEGLAAGLNAVRALKERFGNIKVHDSSRVYNLDLVYALELSFMLDIAEIAFMGALARQESRGGHARRDFTKRDDENWLRHTLAVATPEGPKLDYCPVNISMWKPVERKY, from the coding sequence ATGTCAGAGACCATCACCCACGATCTGCTTATTCTGGGCAGCGGACTGGCCGGGCTGAGGGCCGCTCTCGAGGCCTCTATCCAGAGCCGCGGCAAGCTGGACATCGCTCTGGTAAGCAAGGTGCAGCTTATGCGCTCGCACTCCGTGGCCGCCGAGGGCGGCACCGCGGCGGTGCTGCGCGAGGACGAGGGCGACAACCTCGACCTTCACGCCTGGGACACGGTCAAGGGCAGCGATTTTCTGGGCGACCAGGACGTGATCGCCCGCTTCGTGCGCCAGATGCCGGAGGAAATCCTTCAGCTCGAACACTGGGGCATTCCCTGGAGCCGGCGACCGGACGGCCGGATCGACCAGCGCGCGTTCGGCGGGCACAGTTTCCCCCGCGCCACCTACGCCGCCGACAAAACCGGCTTCTTCGAGATGCAGACCCTCTACGACACTCTGCTGCGCTTCCAGAACGTGACCCGCTACGACGAGTGGTTCATCAGCTCGCTGCTCGTGGAGGAGGGCCAGTTCCGCGGCCTGGCCGCCCTGGACATGGCCACCGGACAGATGCACACCCTGCTGGGCAAGGCCCTGATCATCGCCACCGGCGGGATCGGACGGATCATGGGCTTCACCACCTACTCGCACTCGGTGACCGGGGACGGGATCGCGATGGCCTACCGGGCCGGCCTCAAGATCAAGGACCTCGAATTCATGCAGTTCCATCCCACCGGGCTGATCCCCAGCGGCATCCTGATGACCGAGGGCTGCCGCGGCGAGGGCGGCTACCTTCGCAACCGCCTGGGCGAACGCTTCATGGAGCGCTACGCGTCCTCGATGATGGAGCTCGCCCCCCGCGACATCGTCTCGCGCTCGATCATGACCGAGATCGCCGAGGGCCGGGGCTTCGAGGGCCAGGACGGCCTGGACTACGTGCACCTGGACCTGCGCCATCTGGGCGCGGACAAGATCAACGAGCGCCTGGGGTTCATCCGCGAGCTGTCGATGAAGTTCGTGGACGTGGACCCGGTGGACGACCCGGTGCCGATCCGGCCGGTATTCCATTACACCATGGGCGGCATTCACACCGACATCGACGGCGCCACCTCGCTGCGCGGAATCTGGGCCGCGGGCGAGTGCTCCTGTGTCAGCCTGCACGGGGCCAACCGCCTGGGCACCAACTCCACGGCCGAATGCCTGGCCTGGGGCAAGTTCACCGGGACCGCGGCCGCGCGCTACATCACGGAGGAGTACACCGGCCAGCCCGTAGTGCCCAAAGGCGCAGCGGAGGCGGCCCGCGCCTGGGTGTTCGACGATATCCTGCGGCGCGACGGCGGCGAGTCGATCTACGAGATTCGCAAGGCCCTGCGCCGCGCCTGCGACCAGCACCTGGCCGTGTTCCGCACCGGAGAGGGCCTGGCAGCCGGGCTGAACGCGGTCCGCGCGCTCAAGGAGCGTTTCGGGAACATCAAGGTCCACGACAGCAGCCGGGTCTACAACCTCGACCTGGTCTACGCCCTGGAACTGAGTTTCATGCTCGACATCGCCGAGATCGCGTTCATGGGGGCGCTGGCGCGCCAGGAATCGCGCGGCGGGCACGCCCGGCGCGATTTCACCAAACGCGATGACGAGAACTGGCTCAGGCACACCCTGGCGGTCGCCACGCCAGAGGGCCCGAAGCTGGACTACTGTCCGGTGAACATTTCCATGTGGAAGCCGGTCGAGCGGAAATACTGA
- the rpmI gene encoding 50S ribosomal protein L35: MPKLKTLRSAAKRFRSTASGKIKRKQAYHSHILTKKTPKRKRNLRKQTTVSAADQRRIHRLIPYK, translated from the coding sequence GTGCCCAAACTCAAGACTTTACGCTCCGCGGCCAAGCGGTTCCGCAGCACGGCCAGCGGGAAAATAAAGCGCAAGCAGGCGTACCACAGCCATATTCTGACCAAGAAGACCCCCAAGCGCAAGCGCAACCTGCGCAAGCAGACCACGGTCAGCGCCGCGGACCAGCGTCGGATTCACCGGCTGATTCCCTATAAGTGA
- the infC gene encoding translation initiation factor IF-3: MATKDVRINDQIRISPVRLIDNDGTQIGIVPLEEAQKLAREKNLDLVEIAPTARPPVCRVMDYGKFKYRESKKAKEAKKRQHVIQMKEIKLRSKIDEHDLQFKLKHAQKFLEKHNKVKLTMVFRGREVVHKELGEEVLERIFKSVEDLALKEGPVKMEGRNMILILAPKSLPLEKPIVVPSKPTES, translated from the coding sequence GTGGCTACCAAGGATGTTCGAATAAACGATCAGATTCGTATTTCTCCGGTTCGTTTAATCGACAATGACGGCACCCAGATCGGAATTGTGCCGCTGGAGGAAGCCCAGAAACTGGCCCGGGAAAAGAATCTCGACCTGGTCGAGATCGCGCCGACTGCCCGTCCTCCGGTCTGCCGGGTCATGGACTACGGCAAGTTCAAGTACCGTGAGAGCAAGAAGGCTAAGGAAGCCAAGAAGCGCCAGCATGTGATCCAGATGAAGGAGATCAAGCTGCGCTCGAAGATCGACGAGCACGATCTGCAGTTCAAGCTCAAGCACGCGCAGAAGTTCCTGGAAAAGCACAATAAAGTCAAGCTGACCATGGTCTTCCGCGGTCGTGAGGTGGTGCATAAAGAGCTGGGCGAGGAAGTGTTGGAACGGATTTTCAAATCGGTCGAGGACTTGGCGCTCAAAGAGGGGCCGGTCAAGATGGAAGGCCGTAACATGATCCTGATCCTGGCGCCCAAAAGCTTACCGTTAGAGAAACCAATAGTAGTTCCGTCTAAGCCAACGGAAAGTTAA